One Persephonella sp. genomic region harbors:
- a CDS encoding spore coat protein U domain-containing protein, with protein sequence MRIIRIILISFLVLMESFAKGHHHNNNGSCYAQINDIPFGVYNPFDRVVKRTYTTLRVVCNSKNNIVFTVKVLGGNSNNPAKRFLYSASTGGKLYYNLFYRNCILGDGTQNTCVISGMTRCRKKHFTERSFCIVGVIPPMQNVPVADDYQDHLTVIIEY encoded by the coding sequence ATGAGAATAATAAGAATAATACTAATTAGTTTTTTAGTGTTAATGGAATCCTTTGCAAAAGGTCATCACCATAATAACAATGGGAGCTGTTATGCACAGATAAATGATATACCATTTGGAGTTTACAATCCTTTTGACCGTGTAGTTAAGAGAACATACACCACATTAAGAGTTGTGTGTAATTCTAAGAATAATATAGTTTTCACAGTTAAAGTATTAGGGGGAAATAGCAATAATCCGGCAAAAAGATTCCTTTATTCAGCATCTACAGGGGGAAAACTTTATTACAACCTTTTTTATAGAAACTGCATCCTTGGAGATGGAACTCAAAATACCTGCGTGATTTCAGGAATGACAAGGTGCAGAAAAAAACATTTTACTGAAAGGAGTTTCTGTATAGTTGGTGTAATACCTCCTATGCAAAATGTTCCTGTAGCAGATGATTATCAAGACCATCTTACTGTGATTATAGAATATTAG